A single Primulina eburnea isolate SZY01 chromosome 11, ASM2296580v1, whole genome shotgun sequence DNA region contains:
- the LOC140805213 gene encoding polygalacturonase-like, translated as MHVSFQNCTYVEASNLVVHAPEGSPNTDGIHITATQNIQITNTTIATGDDCISVANRSEKIQATNITCGPGHGISIGSLGSRNSKAQVSDVVVNGAKIFGTTNGGGSGSSSNITFQNVEMKDVKDPIIIDQNYCDQDGPCKQQSSAVQVKNIVYRNITGTSASKVAIDFDCSQSHPCQGIVLQNVNLAGNEDIGVEKVTAVCNNVNVRNVGTVSPRCPKK; from the exons ATGCATGTGTCCTTTCAAAATTGTACATATGTGGAAGCTTCCAATCTTGTGGTACATGCTCCAGAGGGAAGTCCTAATACTGATGGAATCCATATCACTGCCACTCAAAACATTCAAATCACAAATACCACCATAGCCACAG GTGATGACTGCATTTCCGTAGCGAATAGATCGGAGAAGATTCAAGCCACCAACATCACATGTGGACCTGGCCATGGCATCAG TATTGGAAGCTTAGGTTCGAGAAATTCAAAAGCTCAAGTCTCAGATGTCGTGGTTAATGGAGCAAAGATTTTTGGAACCACAAACGGG ggtgGGTCGGGAAGTTCAAGCAACATCACTTTTCAAAACGTGGAGATGAAAGATGTGAAAGACCCAATAATCATAGACCAAAATTATTGTGATCAAGATGGTCCTTGCAAACAACag AGCTCCGCCGTACAAGTAAAAAATATCGTCTATCGAAACATCACCGGAACAAGTGCATCCAAAGTAGCTATCGACTTCGACTGCAGTCAAAGCCATCCATGCCAAGGGATAGTGCTGCAAAATGTGAATTTGGCGGGCAATGAAGATATTGGTGTTGAAAAAGTTACAGCAGTTTGCAACAACGTTAACGTAAGAAATGTGGGGACAGTTTCACCGCGATGCCCTAAAAAGTAA